In Streptomyces alboniger, the following are encoded in one genomic region:
- a CDS encoding DUF1707 SHOCT-like domain-containing protein: MSEKLPELRASDADRERVAEVLRDAMAEGRLDMTEFEERLDAAYKARTYGELEPLTRDLPAHGAKVSMVKRPESGDPAAIDWAARMVDHEPTSTGGFAFWSGFSRKGGWTVGRQFTAFAMWGGGEIDLREAYFAERDVEIRCFTIMGGLQVVVPQELNVVVKGFGIMGGFDDKATGPGTPGSPRVVVKGFALMGGVGVDRKLRRAEKLRLKEERRREKLERRKERD; this comes from the coding sequence ATGAGTGAGAAACTCCCCGAGCTGCGGGCTTCCGACGCCGACCGAGAGCGGGTCGCCGAAGTGCTGCGGGACGCGATGGCCGAGGGCCGCCTCGACATGACGGAGTTCGAGGAGCGCCTCGACGCCGCGTACAAGGCCCGTACGTACGGCGAGTTGGAGCCGCTGACCCGCGACCTGCCGGCGCACGGCGCCAAGGTCTCCATGGTGAAGCGGCCCGAGAGCGGCGACCCCGCGGCCATCGACTGGGCCGCGCGGATGGTGGACCACGAGCCCACCTCGACCGGCGGCTTCGCCTTCTGGAGCGGCTTCAGCCGCAAGGGCGGCTGGACGGTGGGGCGGCAGTTCACCGCGTTCGCGATGTGGGGCGGCGGCGAGATCGACCTGCGCGAGGCCTACTTCGCGGAGCGCGACGTGGAGATCCGCTGCTTCACCATCATGGGCGGGCTCCAGGTCGTCGTGCCCCAGGAGCTGAACGTGGTGGTCAAGGGCTTCGGCATCATGGGCGGCTTCGACGACAAGGCGACCGGCCCGGGCACGCCCGGCTCGCCCCGCGTGGTCGTCAAGGGCTTCGCCCTGATGGGCGGGGTGGGCGTCGACCGCAAACTCCGCAGGGCGGAGAAGCTGCGCCTCAAGGAGGAGCGGCGAAGAGAGAAGCTGGAACGACGCAAGGAGCGGGACTGA
- a CDS encoding ABC transporter ATP-binding protein: MDTADLIELEGVEKVFDVRRKTGFLRRERHEVRAVDGISFTVPRGEMVGYIGPNGAGKSTTIKMLTGILTPSGGRLRVAGIDPSRERTRLAQRIGVVFGQRTTLWWDLPLIDSYRLMHRMYRIPDTRFHENLDRCVELLELGALLDVPVRQLSLGQRMRGDIAAALLHDPEVLYLDEPTIGLDVISKAKVRGFLRDLNAESGTTVLLTTHDLTDIEQLCERVMVIDHGRLMYDGPLAGLHEVGESERTLVVDLERELPPMEVESARVVKVEGPRQWLAFPAAESAAPLVARIAARYPMADLSIREPDIEAVIAKMYAEKATS, translated from the coding sequence GTGGACACAGCCGACCTCATCGAACTGGAGGGCGTCGAGAAGGTCTTCGACGTACGCAGGAAGACGGGGTTCCTGCGGCGCGAGCGGCACGAGGTGCGGGCCGTCGACGGGATCTCCTTCACCGTGCCGCGCGGCGAGATGGTCGGCTACATCGGGCCGAACGGCGCGGGCAAGTCGACGACGATCAAGATGCTGACCGGGATCCTCACGCCGAGCGGCGGCCGGCTGCGGGTCGCGGGCATCGACCCCTCGCGGGAGCGGACGAGGCTCGCCCAGCGCATCGGCGTGGTCTTCGGCCAGCGCACGACGCTGTGGTGGGACCTGCCGCTGATCGACTCCTACCGCCTGATGCACCGGATGTACCGCATCCCGGACACCCGCTTCCACGAGAACCTGGACCGGTGCGTGGAACTCCTCGAACTGGGCGCCCTGCTTGACGTCCCCGTGCGCCAGCTCTCGCTCGGGCAACGGATGCGGGGCGACATCGCGGCGGCGCTGCTCCACGACCCCGAGGTGCTGTATCTGGACGAGCCGACGATCGGCCTGGACGTCATCAGCAAGGCGAAGGTGCGGGGTTTCCTGCGGGACTTGAACGCGGAGTCCGGCACGACGGTCCTGCTCACCACACACGACCTCACCGACATCGAGCAGCTGTGCGAGCGCGTGATGGTCATCGACCACGGGCGGCTGATGTACGACGGTCCGCTCGCCGGTCTGCACGAGGTGGGGGAGAGCGAGCGCACCCTCGTGGTGGATCTGGAGCGCGAACTTCCGCCCATGGAGGTGGAGTCGGCGCGGGTGGTGAAGGTGGAGGGCCCCCGCCAGTGGCTGGCCTTCCCCGCCGCGGAGTCGGCGGCTCCGCTTGTCGCGCGGATCGCGGCGCGGTACCCGATGGCCGATCTCTCCATCAGGGAGCCGGACATCGAGGCGGTCATCGCCAAGATGTACGCGGAGAAGGCGACCTCGTAG
- a CDS encoding ABC transporter permease, which produces MADLDPHPGLARVRSGLRAYRLISAMWIRSLMAYRLSFAMTALGNFAVTAFDFAAILLMFSQVDRLGGYSLPEIAFLYGASCTAFGLADLSLGSMDRLGRRVRDGTLDTLLVRPAPVLAQVAADRFGLHRLGRLTQGALVLAYALVVLDIEWSPLKVLMVPLMLVSGAGIFGALFVAGGAFQFVAQDAAEVQNAFTYGGTTLLQYPPSVFAKDLVRGVTFVLPLAFVNWLPVLYVLGRPYPLDLPVWAAFTPPSVAVACLALAGLAWRAGLRSYRSTGS; this is translated from the coding sequence GTGGCTGACCTCGACCCGCACCCCGGCCTGGCGCGGGTGCGCTCCGGGCTGCGGGCCTACCGGCTGATCTCCGCCATGTGGATCCGCTCCCTGATGGCCTACCGCCTCTCCTTCGCGATGACCGCGCTCGGCAACTTCGCGGTGACCGCGTTCGACTTCGCGGCGATCTTGCTGATGTTCTCCCAGGTGGACCGGCTCGGCGGCTACTCGCTGCCGGAGATCGCCTTCCTGTACGGCGCCTCCTGCACCGCGTTCGGGCTCGCCGACCTGTCCCTCGGATCCATGGACCGGCTCGGCAGGCGGGTGCGCGACGGCACGCTCGACACGCTGCTGGTGCGGCCCGCCCCGGTGCTCGCGCAGGTCGCCGCCGACCGGTTCGGGCTGCACCGGCTCGGGCGGCTGACCCAGGGCGCGCTCGTCCTCGCGTACGCGCTCGTGGTCCTGGACATCGAATGGAGCCCGCTGAAGGTCCTGATGGTGCCGCTGATGCTGGTCAGCGGCGCGGGCATCTTCGGGGCCCTGTTCGTGGCGGGCGGGGCCTTCCAGTTCGTGGCGCAGGACGCTGCGGAGGTGCAGAACGCCTTCACGTACGGGGGCACGACGCTGCTCCAGTACCCGCCGTCGGTCTTCGCCAAGGACCTGGTGCGGGGCGTCACCTTCGTGCTGCCGCTGGCCTTCGTGAACTGGCTGCCCGTGCTGTACGTCCTGGGCCGGCCCTACCCCCTCGACCTGCCGGTGTGGGCGGCCTTCACGCCCCCGTCGGTCGCCGTCGCCTGCCTCGCTCTCGCCGGTCTCGCCTGGCGCGCGGGCCTTCGTTCCTACCGCAGCACAGGGAGCTGA
- a CDS encoding ABC transporter permease — protein sequence MRVRTGRFRLYAAVARGSFRRYATYRVATAAGVFTNTVFGLILAYTYIALWDERPGLGGYDQEQAITFVWLGQALLTVMALMGGGFEGELIERIRTGDIAVDLYRPADLQAWWLASDLGRALFQLLGRGIVPVAAGALVFQLALPADPLRWAAFLLAVVFGAVVSFALRFLVALTAFWLLDGAGVTQVTMLAGTFFSGMLLPLNVFPGALGEVARALPWSALLQVPADVFLGRHTGLGLLRTYVFQLGWAAVLLTAGRLLQAAATRRVVVQGG from the coding sequence ATGCGTGTGCGTACAGGACGGTTCCGTTTGTACGCGGCCGTCGCCCGGGGGAGCTTTCGCCGGTACGCCACCTACCGGGTCGCGACCGCGGCGGGAGTCTTCACCAACACGGTCTTCGGGCTCATCCTCGCGTACACCTACATCGCGCTCTGGGACGAGCGGCCGGGCCTCGGCGGATACGACCAGGAGCAGGCGATCACGTTCGTCTGGCTGGGGCAGGCGCTGCTCACGGTGATGGCGCTGATGGGTGGCGGCTTCGAGGGCGAGCTGATCGAGCGGATCCGCACCGGCGACATCGCCGTCGACCTGTACCGGCCCGCGGACCTCCAGGCCTGGTGGCTGGCGAGCGATCTGGGCCGGGCCCTGTTCCAGCTGCTCGGGCGCGGCATCGTGCCGGTGGCGGCCGGCGCGCTCGTCTTCCAGCTCGCGCTGCCCGCGGATCCGCTGCGCTGGGCGGCGTTCCTGCTGGCCGTGGTGTTCGGCGCGGTGGTCAGCTTCGCGCTGCGCTTCCTGGTGGCGCTGACCGCGTTCTGGCTGCTGGACGGCGCGGGCGTCACGCAGGTGACGATGCTCGCGGGCACCTTCTTCTCCGGGATGCTGCTGCCGCTGAACGTCTTCCCCGGAGCGCTCGGCGAGGTCGCCCGCGCGCTGCCCTGGTCGGCGCTGCTCCAGGTGCCTGCCGATGTGTTCCTGGGCAGGCACACGGGCCTCGGCCTGCTACGGACGTACGTCTTCCAGCTCGGCTGGGCCGCGGTGCTGCTGACGGCCGGGCGGCTGCTCCAGGCCGCGGCGACCCGCCGGGTGGTGGTCCAGGGTGGCTGA
- a CDS encoding transglycosylase domain-containing protein, whose translation MSDEPQQQGPAGQGGGATETGKAKKPGRPKRKGWRRIFPTWRMVLGGFILLVLLVGGAFMAGYMLVEIPPANAAATKQSNVYLYADGSEIARDGEVNREKVPLKQIPLHVQRAVLAAEDRDFYGESAVDPKAMVRAAWNTVTGKGKQSGSTITQQYVKNYYLGQEQTVTRKVKEFFISIKLDREVSKDEILSGYLNTSYFGRNAYGVQAAAQAYYGKNVKELSTAEGAYLATLLNSPNAYDVATHPENRQRAAGRWNYVLDGMVKEGWLGKSERAGIKFPVPDEAKGAAGLSGQRGYVVKAVEDYLTANKIIDEETLAKGGYRITTTLQKDRQEAFKKAVDEQVMSKVDKKARKVDRNVRAGGASIDPATGKVVAMYGGIDYTKQYVNNATRRDYQVGSTFKPFVFTSAVENGSVTQSGQPITPNTVYDGTNKRPVQGWSGGTYAPENEDQVSYGDTTVREATDKSVNSVYAQMAVDVGSDKVKDTAVALGVPESTPDLTASPSIALGPATASVLDMAEAYATLANHGEHGTYTLVEKITKDGEKIGLPEQDTKRAVTREAADTTTSILQSVVQGGTGTAAQGAGRPAAGKTGTAENDTAAWFAGYTPDLATVVAVMGQNPETGAHTPLYGALGESRINGGAYPARVWAQYTKAALEGEPVKDFDLELAQGADVPVVPDPATGGTQDPGTDGGATTGDPTDGGATDGGPTDGGATTGGQDTGGTTTDGGQDPGGQTGGQTGDQSDGGATADGGAADGGTVDGGAAQGGPDGGATDIGGTDDGGASDGGEIGGLTDG comes from the coding sequence ATGAGCGACGAGCCGCAGCAGCAGGGCCCTGCCGGGCAGGGCGGCGGGGCCACCGAGACCGGCAAGGCCAAGAAGCCGGGGCGCCCCAAGCGCAAGGGCTGGCGGCGGATCTTCCCGACCTGGCGCATGGTCCTCGGCGGCTTCATCCTGCTGGTACTGCTGGTCGGCGGCGCCTTCATGGCGGGCTACATGCTGGTCGAGATCCCCCCGGCGAACGCCGCCGCGACCAAGCAGAGCAACGTCTACCTGTACGCCGACGGCTCCGAGATCGCCCGCGACGGCGAGGTGAACCGCGAGAAGGTGCCGCTCAAGCAGATCCCGCTGCACGTCCAGCGCGCCGTGCTCGCCGCCGAGGACCGCGACTTCTACGGCGAGTCCGCGGTCGACCCGAAGGCGATGGTCCGCGCGGCCTGGAACACCGTCACCGGCAAGGGCAAGCAGTCCGGCTCCACGATCACCCAGCAGTACGTGAAGAACTACTACCTGGGCCAGGAGCAGACCGTCACCCGCAAGGTGAAGGAGTTCTTCATCTCCATCAAGCTGGACCGCGAGGTGAGCAAGGACGAGATCCTCTCCGGCTATCTGAACACCAGCTACTTCGGCCGCAACGCGTACGGCGTGCAGGCCGCCGCCCAGGCGTACTACGGCAAGAACGTCAAGGAACTCTCCACCGCCGAGGGCGCCTACCTCGCGACCCTCCTCAACTCCCCCAACGCGTACGACGTCGCCACGCACCCCGAGAACAGGCAGCGCGCGGCGGGCCGCTGGAACTACGTCCTCGACGGCATGGTCAAGGAGGGCTGGCTCGGCAAGTCCGAGCGGGCCGGGATCAAGTTCCCCGTGCCCGACGAGGCCAAGGGCGCGGCGGGCCTGTCCGGGCAGCGCGGCTACGTCGTCAAGGCCGTCGAGGACTACCTGACCGCCAACAAGATCATCGACGAGGAGACCCTCGCCAAGGGCGGCTACCGCATCACCACGACCCTCCAGAAGGACCGCCAGGAAGCCTTCAAGAAGGCCGTCGACGAGCAGGTGATGTCGAAGGTCGACAAGAAGGCCCGCAAGGTCGACCGCAACGTCCGCGCGGGCGGCGCCTCCATCGACCCGGCCACCGGCAAGGTCGTCGCGATGTACGGCGGCATCGACTACACCAAGCAGTACGTCAACAACGCCACGCGCCGCGACTACCAGGTCGGCTCCACCTTCAAGCCGTTCGTGTTCACCTCCGCGGTGGAGAACGGCTCGGTCACCCAGAGCGGGCAGCCCATCACCCCGAACACCGTCTACGACGGCACCAACAAGCGGCCCGTGCAGGGCTGGAGCGGCGGCACGTACGCCCCCGAGAACGAGGACCAGGTCTCCTACGGCGACACCACGGTCCGCGAGGCCACCGACAAGTCCGTGAACTCGGTGTACGCGCAGATGGCCGTCGACGTCGGCTCCGACAAGGTCAAGGACACCGCGGTCGCCCTCGGCGTCCCGGAGTCCACCCCCGACCTCACCGCCTCCCCTTCCATCGCGCTCGGCCCCGCCACCGCCAGCGTCCTCGACATGGCCGAGGCGTACGCGACGCTGGCCAACCACGGCGAGCACGGCACGTACACGCTCGTCGAGAAGATCACCAAGGACGGCGAGAAGATCGGCCTGCCGGAGCAGGACACCAAGCGGGCCGTGACCCGCGAGGCCGCCGACACCACCACCTCCATCCTCCAGAGCGTCGTCCAGGGCGGCACCGGAACCGCCGCCCAGGGCGCGGGCCGGCCCGCCGCGGGCAAGACCGGCACCGCCGAGAACGACACGGCCGCCTGGTTCGCCGGATACACCCCCGACCTGGCGACGGTGGTCGCCGTCATGGGCCAGAACCCGGAGACCGGCGCGCACACCCCGCTGTACGGCGCGCTGGGCGAGTCCCGCATCAACGGCGGCGCCTACCCGGCCCGCGTCTGGGCGCAGTACACCAAGGCCGCCCTGGAGGGCGAGCCCGTCAAGGACTTCGACCTGGAGCTGGCGCAGGGCGCGGACGTGCCGGTGGTGCCGGACCCGGCGACGGGCGGCACCCAGGACCCGGGAACCGACGGCGGCGCCACCACGGGCGACCCCACGGACGGCGGCGCGACGGACGGCGGCCCCACCGACGGGGGCGCCACCACCGGCGGCCAGGACACGGGCGGCACCACCACGGACGGCGGCCAGGACCCCGGCGGGCAGACCGGCGGCCAGACGGGTGACCAGAGCGACGGCGGGGCCACCGCGGACGGCGGCGCCGCCGACGGCGGAACGGTCGATGGAGGCGCCGCCCAGGGCGGCCCCGACGGCGGCGCGACCGACATCGGCGGGACCGACGACGGCGGCGCCTCGGACGGCGGCGAGATCGGCGGCCTGACGGACGGCTAG
- a CDS encoding DMT family transporter — MAWVLLIVAGLLEVGWSIGMKYTEGFTRLWPSVFTGAGIVASMMLLSYAAKSLPIGTAYGVWVGIGAAGAAVLGMVVLGEPVTAARIFFVCLLLVAVIGLKATSGH; from the coding sequence ATGGCCTGGGTTCTGTTGATCGTCGCCGGTCTGCTCGAAGTGGGCTGGTCGATCGGGATGAAGTACACCGAGGGGTTCACGCGGCTGTGGCCCAGCGTGTTCACGGGCGCGGGCATCGTCGCGAGCATGATGCTCCTGTCGTACGCCGCCAAGTCGCTGCCCATCGGCACCGCGTACGGCGTGTGGGTCGGCATCGGCGCGGCCGGTGCGGCGGTGCTCGGCATGGTCGTCCTCGGAGAGCCGGTCACCGCCGCGCGGATCTTCTTCGTCTGCCTGCTGCTGGTGGCCGTAATCGGGCTGAAGGCGACCTCGGGACACTGA
- a CDS encoding GroES family chaperonin, producing MSEKTHHDDKLPIRMLHDRVLVRQDTSEGERRSGGGILIPATAAVGRRLAWAEVVAVGQNVRTVEPGDRVLYDPEDRAEVEVRGVAYVLMRERDLHAVAADRFEGSEDSTGLYL from the coding sequence GTGAGCGAGAAGACCCACCACGACGACAAGCTGCCCATCCGGATGCTGCACGACCGCGTGCTCGTGCGGCAGGACACCAGCGAGGGCGAGCGCCGCTCCGGCGGCGGCATCCTGATCCCCGCGACCGCGGCCGTGGGCCGGCGGCTCGCCTGGGCCGAGGTGGTCGCGGTCGGGCAGAACGTACGTACGGTCGAGCCGGGTGACCGGGTGCTGTACGACCCGGAGGACCGCGCCGAGGTCGAGGTGCGGGGCGTGGCGTACGTCCTGATGCGCGAGCGCGATCTGCACGCCGTGGCCGCGGACCGCTTCGAGGGCTCCGAGGACTCGACGGGCCTGTACCTGTAG
- a CDS encoding DUF3618 domain-containing protein encodes MSDARTPAQIEADIKRRRDQLAETLDEIGVRVHPKTVVGDAKAKVVAGVDNSLGRAYVGANRFVSEVKGRFLGEDGSPRVERIVPVALVAVGVVGLLVVTSRRRNS; translated from the coding sequence GTGTCGGATGCCAGGACCCCTGCGCAGATCGAGGCGGACATCAAGCGTCGGCGCGACCAGCTGGCCGAGACGCTCGACGAGATCGGGGTGCGCGTCCACCCGAAGACGGTCGTCGGTGACGCGAAGGCGAAGGTCGTCGCCGGCGTGGACAACTCCCTGGGCCGGGCGTACGTCGGGGCGAACCGATTCGTCTCGGAGGTGAAGGGCCGGTTCCTCGGGGAGGACGGTTCGCCCCGCGTCGAGCGGATCGTCCCGGTGGCCCTGGTCGCCGTGGGCGTCGTCGGCCTGCTCGTGGTCACCTCGCGGCGGCGCAACAGCTGA
- the bcp gene encoding thioredoxin-dependent thiol peroxidase — translation MSERLQPGDTAPAFTLPDADGKDVSLADHKGRKVIVYFYPAALTPGCTKQACDFTDNLDVLAAAGYDVIGVSPDKPEKLAKFREKESLKVTLVGDPSKETLEAYGAFGEKKLYGKTVTGVIRSTVVVDEQGKVEHAFYNVKATGHVAKIIRDLGV, via the coding sequence ATGAGCGAGCGACTTCAGCCCGGCGACACCGCCCCCGCCTTCACCCTGCCCGACGCCGACGGCAAGGACGTCTCGCTGGCCGACCACAAGGGCCGCAAGGTCATCGTGTACTTCTACCCGGCCGCCCTGACCCCCGGCTGCACCAAGCAGGCCTGCGACTTCACCGACAACCTCGACGTGCTCGCGGCGGCCGGGTACGACGTCATCGGCGTGTCGCCGGACAAGCCGGAGAAGCTCGCGAAGTTCCGCGAGAAGGAGAGCCTGAAGGTCACGCTGGTCGGCGACCCCTCCAAGGAGACCCTGGAGGCGTACGGCGCCTTCGGCGAGAAGAAGCTGTACGGCAAGACGGTGACCGGCGTCATCCGTTCGACCGTCGTGGTCGACGAACAGGGCAAGGTCGAGCACGCGTTCTACAACGTGAAGGCGACCGGCCACGTGGCCAAGATCATCAGGGACCTCGGCGTCTGA
- the proP gene encoding glycine betaine/L-proline transporter ProP — translation MAAHEELDAEADPEAMRRHRTLFRAANRRKNPPLRRTDITVTDEAAVKRAVKAASLGNAMEWFDFGIYSYLAVTIGHVFFPSGNETAQLISSFATFAVSFLVRPIGGMVFGPMGDKIGRKKVLALTMILMAIGTLAIGLIPSYATIGFWAPVLLIFFRLVQGFSTGGEYGGASTFIAEYAPDKRRGYFGSFLEIGTLAGYTGAAGLVLILNTALGSDAMDSWGWRIPFLVAGPLGLVGLYLRLKLDETPAFQKMEDATFHSASEGAATVETTAKGDLAKIFRQHWPTLILCIALVGAYNVTDYMLLSYMPTYLSDELGYDDSHGLLILIGTMIVLMLIMNQVGRLSDRFGRKPLLMTGMVGFLVISVPAFLLIKQGSLLAVSAGMLLLGLSLVCLLGTMSATLPALFPTSVRYGSLSVGYNLSASLFGGTAPLVITSLISITGTDMVPAYYSMAAALVGIIAVACMKETAQQPLSGSPPSVESKEEAAELVEAQSPSPRF, via the coding sequence ATGGCGGCCCACGAAGAGCTCGACGCCGAGGCCGACCCGGAGGCGATGAGACGCCACCGCACGCTGTTCCGGGCTGCCAACCGGCGCAAGAACCCTCCCCTGCGCCGCACCGACATCACGGTGACGGACGAGGCCGCGGTCAAGCGGGCCGTCAAAGCGGCCTCGCTCGGCAATGCCATGGAGTGGTTCGACTTCGGCATCTACAGCTATCTGGCCGTCACCATCGGCCACGTCTTCTTCCCTTCCGGGAACGAGACGGCCCAGCTGATCTCCTCCTTCGCCACCTTCGCGGTGTCCTTCCTCGTACGCCCCATCGGCGGCATGGTCTTCGGACCCATGGGCGACAAGATCGGCCGCAAGAAGGTCCTCGCGCTGACGATGATCCTGATGGCGATCGGCACACTCGCCATCGGCCTGATCCCCTCCTACGCCACGATCGGCTTCTGGGCGCCGGTCCTGCTGATCTTCTTCCGCCTGGTGCAGGGCTTCTCGACGGGCGGTGAGTACGGGGGCGCGTCCACGTTCATCGCCGAGTACGCCCCCGACAAGCGGCGCGGCTACTTCGGCAGCTTCCTGGAGATCGGCACGCTCGCCGGTTACACGGGCGCGGCGGGTCTGGTCCTCATCCTGAACACCGCCCTCGGCTCGGACGCGATGGACTCCTGGGGCTGGCGCATCCCGTTCCTCGTCGCGGGCCCGCTCGGGCTGGTCGGCCTCTACCTCCGCCTCAAGCTCGACGAGACCCCCGCCTTCCAGAAGATGGAGGACGCCACCTTCCACTCGGCGTCCGAGGGCGCCGCCACCGTGGAGACCACGGCCAAGGGCGACCTCGCGAAGATCTTCCGGCAGCACTGGCCCACGCTGATCCTCTGCATCGCCCTGGTCGGCGCGTACAACGTCACCGACTACATGCTGCTGTCGTACATGCCGACGTACCTCTCCGACGAACTCGGCTACGACGACTCCCACGGCCTCCTGATCCTCATCGGCACGATGATCGTCCTGATGCTGATCATGAACCAGGTCGGCAGGCTCTCCGACCGCTTCGGCCGCAAGCCGCTGCTGATGACCGGCATGGTGGGCTTCCTGGTCATCTCCGTCCCGGCCTTCCTCCTGATCAAGCAGGGCAGCCTGCTCGCGGTCTCCGCCGGCATGCTCCTCCTCGGCCTCTCCCTGGTCTGCCTGCTCGGCACGATGTCGGCGACGCTCCCGGCCCTCTTCCCCACCTCGGTCCGCTACGGCTCCCTCTCCGTCGGCTACAACCTCTCCGCCTCCCTCTTCGGCGGCACGGCCCCCCTGGTCATCACGTCCCTGATCAGCATCACGGGCACGGACATGGTCCCGGCGTACTACTCGATGGCGGCGGCGCTGGTCGGCATCATCGCGGTGGCCTGCATGAAGGAGACGGCCCAGCAGCCGCTGTCGGGCTCGCCGCCGTCGGTGGAGTCGAAGGAGGAGGCGGCGGAACTGGTGGAGGCCCAGTCCCCGTCCCCCAGGTTCTGA
- a CDS encoding HNH endonuclease signature motif containing protein, which translates to MPVRYTRELLEEAARETRTCDEAVRWCGGEPTRYSKRYVRQVMVDAGIDISHFPQRWVRHTEEALRAAVADSYSIRDVVRRLGISNVGGNHTHISRRIVKLGIDTSHFRPPGPRRPGAARDVLALRDPDDGRVPGERLRRALLRTGVAEHCARCGTGTEWNGRPLRLEVDHINGDWWDNRAENLRLLCPNCHAVTDTYRGRKRRSA; encoded by the coding sequence ATGCCGGTTCGCTACACCCGCGAGCTGCTGGAGGAAGCAGCACGGGAGACCAGGACGTGCGATGAGGCGGTGCGGTGGTGTGGGGGTGAGCCGACGCGCTACAGCAAGCGCTACGTACGGCAGGTGATGGTGGACGCGGGCATCGACATCTCGCACTTCCCCCAGCGTTGGGTGCGGCACACCGAAGAAGCGCTGCGAGCCGCTGTGGCGGACTCGTACAGCATCAGGGACGTCGTGCGGCGGCTGGGGATCAGCAACGTCGGCGGCAACCACACACACATCAGCCGTCGGATCGTGAAGCTGGGCATCGACACCTCGCATTTCCGCCCTCCCGGCCCCAGGAGGCCCGGAGCGGCGAGGGACGTCCTGGCACTCCGCGATCCGGACGACGGGCGTGTCCCCGGTGAGCGGCTGCGCCGAGCGCTGCTGCGGACCGGGGTGGCCGAGCACTGCGCCCGGTGCGGGACCGGCACGGAGTGGAACGGGCGCCCGCTCCGGCTGGAGGTCGACCACATCAACGGAGACTGGTGGGACAACCGAGCGGAGAACCTGCGCCTCCTCTGCCCCAACTGTCACGCGGTGACAGACACCTACCGGGGCCGCAAGCGGAGGTCGGCATGA
- a CDS encoding HNH endonuclease signature motif containing protein — protein sequence MSKYPRELLESAAAVSTSLVDLMRRVGAPMGSGPQGYLRSRLGHYGIDTSHFAAPRATRGADLFPEEEFTRAVAASHGLADLMRRLGLPPLGGAGRAKAKRSIDEYGLSTEHFMGQGHNAGRRPPTTKGADEILIRLDGGSARTRTHLLRRALDDSGVPHVCAACGLGEIRQGMRLVLEIDHINGDRLDNRRVNLRYLCPSCHSQTTSFAVRSRTRP from the coding sequence ATGAGCAAGTACCCACGTGAGCTGCTGGAATCGGCCGCTGCCGTCTCCACCAGCCTCGTCGACCTGATGCGGCGCGTCGGCGCCCCCATGGGCAGTGGGCCCCAGGGATACCTGCGTTCACGGCTCGGCCACTACGGCATCGACACCAGTCACTTCGCCGCACCGCGCGCCACGCGCGGCGCCGATCTCTTTCCCGAAGAGGAATTCACTCGTGCCGTGGCTGCCTCCCATGGCTTGGCCGACCTGATGCGACGGCTCGGACTGCCCCCGTTGGGCGGAGCCGGGCGTGCCAAGGCCAAACGCAGCATCGATGAATACGGGCTCTCCACGGAGCACTTCATGGGACAGGGTCACAACGCCGGCCGGCGCCCGCCCACCACCAAGGGCGCCGATGAGATCCTCATCCGGCTCGACGGCGGCTCGGCTCGTACGCGCACCCACCTCCTGCGCAGGGCACTCGACGACAGCGGAGTTCCGCACGTGTGCGCCGCATGCGGTCTGGGCGAGATCCGGCAGGGAATGCGGCTGGTTCTGGAGATCGACCACATCAACGGGGACCGTCTGGACAACAGGCGCGTGAATCTGCGGTACCTCTGCCCCTCATGCCACAGCCAGACAACATCTTTCGCCGTTCGCTCCCGTACGCGCCCGTAG